The following proteins are co-located in the Pseudomonas sp. ATCC 13867 genome:
- a CDS encoding MFS transporter produces MTAHRNPRNLIALAAVCLSSMMFGLEISSVPASLPALERVLHGDFQDLQWVMNAYTIAVTSVLMAAGTLADRFGRKRLFVISLALFGLTSLLCGLAGNMPTMIAGRFLQGAAGGVMLICQVAVLTSQFSEPAERVRAFAAWGVVFGIGLGFGPIVGSAIVALASWQWVFLVHGPLALLTLALAQYGAVESRDPDAERLDVGGMLTLSLAVLGTVFYITQGAGMGYASPAALAILLLSLASLAAFVLIERRVAHPMFDFSVLRIRSFSGAMFASAGMNVSFWPLMIYLPVYYHGVLGYDDVKAGWSLLAYTLPTLVVPPLAERLAHRFQPGWVIPGGMFVIGAGFFLMLWGSSMDHASWLTLLPGCVLAGIGLGLTNTTVTNTSTAAVPATRAGMASGIDMSARMISLAINIAVMGLILLWGIAAGLPDGQDGERLQQAATVASGRLGGVDPAAARAALIQGFGWVLGYGGISAWLFAAGSFLVFGARRATGRRLEVARP; encoded by the coding sequence ATGACTGCCCACCGCAATCCCAGAAACCTCATCGCCCTGGCGGCGGTGTGCCTATCCTCGATGATGTTCGGCCTGGAAATCTCCAGCGTGCCGGCCAGCCTGCCGGCCCTGGAGCGCGTGCTGCACGGCGACTTCCAGGACCTGCAATGGGTGATGAACGCCTACACCATCGCCGTCACCAGCGTGCTGATGGCCGCCGGCACCCTGGCCGACCGCTTCGGCCGCAAGCGCCTGTTCGTCATCAGCCTGGCGCTGTTCGGCCTGACCTCGCTGCTCTGCGGGCTGGCGGGCAACATGCCGACCATGATCGCCGGGCGCTTCCTGCAGGGCGCCGCCGGCGGGGTCATGCTGATCTGCCAGGTGGCCGTGCTGACCAGCCAGTTCAGCGAGCCGGCCGAGCGCGTGCGCGCCTTCGCCGCCTGGGGTGTGGTGTTCGGCATCGGCCTGGGCTTCGGGCCGATCGTCGGCAGCGCCATCGTCGCCCTGGCCAGCTGGCAGTGGGTGTTCCTGGTCCACGGGCCGCTCGCCCTGCTCACCCTCGCGCTGGCGCAATACGGCGCGGTGGAGTCGCGCGATCCGGATGCCGAGCGGCTGGATGTCGGCGGCATGCTCACGCTGTCGCTGGCCGTGCTCGGCACGGTGTTCTACATCACCCAGGGCGCCGGCATGGGCTACGCCAGCCCGGCGGCGCTGGCAATCCTGCTGCTCAGCCTTGCGAGCCTGGCGGCCTTCGTCCTGATCGAGCGCCGCGTCGCCCACCCGATGTTCGACTTCTCGGTGCTGCGCATCCGCTCATTCTCCGGCGCGATGTTCGCCTCGGCTGGGATGAACGTGAGCTTCTGGCCGCTGATGATCTACCTGCCGGTCTACTACCACGGCGTGCTCGGCTACGACGACGTGAAGGCCGGCTGGTCGCTGCTCGCCTACACCCTGCCGACGCTGGTGGTGCCGCCGCTCGCCGAGCGCCTGGCGCATCGCTTCCAGCCCGGCTGGGTGATCCCCGGCGGGATGTTCGTGATCGGCGCCGGCTTCTTCCTGATGCTCTGGGGCAGCAGCATGGACCACGCCAGTTGGCTGACCCTGCTGCCGGGCTGCGTGCTGGCCGGCATCGGCCTGGGGCTGACCAACACCACGGTGACCAACACCTCCACAGCCGCCGTACCCGCCACCCGCGCCGGCATGGCCTCGGGCATCGACATGAGTGCGCGGATGATTTCCCTGGCGATCAACATCGCGGTGATGGGGTTGATCTTGCTCTGGGGCATCGCCGCCGGACTGCCGGATGGGCAAGACGGCGAGCGCCTGCAACAGGCCGCCACCGTCGCCAGCGGGCGGCTCGGCGGCGTCGATCCCGCCGCTGCGCGCGCGGCACTGATACAGGGCTTCGGCTGGGTACTCGGCTACGGCGGCATCAGCGCCTGGCTGTTCGCGGCGGGCAGTTTCCTGGTCTTCGGCGCGCGCCGAGCCACGGGGCGTAGACTGGAAGTCGCCCGGCCCTGA
- a CDS encoding YceI family protein: MHSFVTGAVCALLVLASPLALAEWQLDGDTSRISFVSVKRGKMAEVQRFDQLSGQIDDKGAVRLVVPLASIDSGLALRDERMRNSFFEVERYPEATITSQLDLSLYDDLQVGQSRPETIDFNLDLHGQQRRLKSEVLVSRPSEGRIEVTTLEPLVLKLIDFDLEEKLEPLKSIANVPSITPEVPVFAVLGFRQVIKQAP; encoded by the coding sequence ATGCATTCTTTTGTAACAGGAGCTGTGTGCGCATTGCTGGTATTGGCCAGCCCCCTGGCCCTGGCCGAATGGCAACTGGACGGCGACACCTCGCGGATCAGCTTCGTCTCGGTCAAGCGCGGCAAGATGGCGGAGGTGCAGCGTTTCGACCAACTCTCCGGGCAGATCGACGACAAGGGCGCAGTGCGCCTCGTGGTGCCGCTGGCCTCCATCGACAGCGGCCTGGCGCTGCGCGACGAGCGCATGCGCAATTCGTTCTTCGAGGTCGAGCGTTACCCGGAGGCGACCATCACCAGCCAGCTCGACCTGAGCCTGTACGACGACCTGCAGGTGGGCCAGTCGCGGCCGGAAACCATTGACTTCAACCTCGACCTGCACGGCCAGCAGCGCCGGTTGAAGTCCGAAGTACTGGTCAGCCGGCCGAGCGAGGGGCGCATCGAAGTGACGACGCTGGAGCCGCTGGTGCTCAAGCTGATCGACTTCGACCTAGAAGAGAAACTGGAGCCGCTCAAGTCCATCGCCAACGTTCCCTCGATCACTCCCGAGGTTCCGGTGTTCGCGGTGTTGGGTTTCCGGCAGGTGATCAAGCAGGCGCCGTGA